CTCCCTCAGTCGCATCCCTACCTCAGCAGTGGTGGGAAACAACAATGAAGAGCAGaattgaaaatgagaaaagacaacagaaatcctggagaacagagagaaagaaggacaGTAATGGAGGGAGACTCGTGTTAACTACAGGCTATACAGAATGACATAGTGGGAtgtctgtttaaaaattcagtggACCAGGATAGGAAATGCCAGTATTTGTGCACCTCTGGCAGTACAAGGAGCACAAATGCATCTAACATTATTTTGTAGATGTCATCATCCCAATATTCAGTACTACTGATGTGCTGACAGTTGTTGCAGAAACTCAAAAGATTCCCCATGATAGAAAATGGCCAGTTTAAAATCAGTAACTCTTTTTCTAATAACTACGAATGATACATTGCACAGTTAGCATCCTAATAAACTATTGCTAATgtcaaatgtaaaaataaataaataaataaataaaaaccacaaGTAAATTTTAAGCCAAAAGAAACCTCGAGTCTTGCAAGAAACAtagaacatttaaacaaaaaataaaaaataaaaattaaaaattattcatttgttttaaatgaagcagGGATGGTGTATATTTTCTTGAGAATAAACAGAGGAGGGATTCAGAGTTAAATAGCTCTCTGCTTACACAGTAACTCCTACTCTGAGTCACTTCTGAAGTGAGTCACAATCTGAAATGGGTTGCAATCATTTTGCAGATGATATTGTAATTTTTAAGTCATTCTGTCATCTGGATATTCATAGTGATTTATTGATGTATTAAAAAGCTTGAGCCAGAGACcgcaaaatatataaatatgggTTATTTCTACTGCTAAATGAACAGTAACAGAACAGCGTGCTGTTGAGGTATGTATGAATAAGATAAAACATGCCTAGCACTTTTAGCTCAGGAAAGATAGCtaagcaaaaataacaaaagttagattttttcattcttctgtctaataaaaaaacccacacatttcTATTGACATTTAGCAGCAATGTATTTAGTGCCTTAATCTTGTCAGGTTCTCTAAATgaatcccactgaagtcaatggaaggCAACACAAACAGCAGGAGTTCATTAGGTCTCCCTAGATCCTACTGAGTGGCTCAGTAAACTTAGTATCTGTCGTTGCTTTTCAAAACACTACGTGCAAGGCTAGCAAAAGACCAATCATGCAGATATAGCAAGGATCTGAAATCCAAGGactaagaaacagaacaagctttttgcattataaaaaagtagtttttgcTCTGGTGAGTTTACTACCACTGTTTATACTGTAACAGACCAATACGAGCTACACCAGCTACAAATgtcagaatcatagaatggtttAGGTTGGAAGGCACTTTTGGAGGACATCTGGCCCCAtctctgctcaaagcaaggcCCAGGATGTCTAGGCGAATTTGAATATCTTCAAGAATAGAAATACCAAAAAATTCCTGGGCAATTTATTACAATTTTAGACCACTCCCgttctgaagaattttttccatATACATCTCTTTCCACAACTTGTGACCACTGCCTCAGCCTTCTGATTCATTCAGAACCACTGAGCtccaaaagagattttaaaaagtgctgaATGCCTATCCTTCTTAAACTTACCTCAAGGTGGTcagatctttcttttaaaatatggctTTCAATTCTGGTAAAACATGACTTACTTTCCAGCGGCTCCCTCTCTATATTGGACTCCTCTGGTTCATCAAACCGACCTACTGGTAACTTCGGTTTCTTAAGCGACTGCTTAACAGGTTCAGATCTTCCTTCTGCATTAGAGTTGCTGCTCCCCAGAGAGCTGCAAAGCAGTGATGACCCTATCAAACAAATGTACATTTCTAACATAAATGTGACAGTTTAATACTGAATAGCTGTATCACTGTTTAGAAAACCTCTGGAAAAAACTCACTCAGAAACTACGAAGTGAAGGACAGCGAATGCTAAATACTGCTTTAAAGTTCCTCTCATGGACACCTAAGAAATCAGCACAGATTCTCATTTTTGGCCCTAAAAACATATGCAGGCACAACTATGTTACTTGTAAAACTTAGTTCTCAGGATCAGTATATTTTAAACTGCTTGTTTTTTAGACTCTAAATAGTAATTATACTAGCACAGAATAGAAGTACATTCTGTTTTCCTGGAGAAGTCCTAACCTCCCCCAAGAAGCCTGCTGATTTCCAAGTCTTGGCTCATTTCCAGCAGTTTTTGAGTCAGAAGAAGCCTCTGCTTTCCCAaatgaaagtattaaaaaataaagagagtaTGTTGTTCCCTTAGTAACGGGTTTTCCAGAATGCTGGTAGAGACTAGTTGGGCTTCCCTTATGATGGTACAATAATTAAGATTGTAGCCAAAAGCAGACACAAACTTTGAGCAAATTTAAGTTCAGTTTGCTAAGCACTGTATCCAagtgatttaattaaaaaaaaaatttttttcctcttagacTGATACTTCTGCATTTGATTACAAACTCAAATGTCCACTGTAACCACAAATTATcttctaaaaacatttcagctgtGCATATGTGCTTAAAGCAGCtcttacttttcttaaaaatgaagatgcaaATCTTCCCGGTAGTAGACTGGGtgcaaagcactgaaaagaacTATCATTCTTCCTTACTAAGGAGACAACCTCAGGAAACTTTCTCCAGCAGTATGAACTTGACTCACTCATACCATCAATCCATCTGTATTCCCAGAATCAGcatattcattctttttaaggTTATCGTATTTTAAGATGAAACTGTACAGTCATATAAACTGTATCATGCCAAGTGTTGCCAATGCCcaaaagagttttattttattttattttttattttaagtatggCATAGTGGATGAGGGAAGAAACTTAATTATTTGGGATACACTGGattcctcctctcctgccaaGCATCTGGCTGTTCTTCAGCAAGTTGAATAAGCTaaccagaaaattaaattatatttgataTTCTACTGTAAACTGAAGTAAGAGTTAGATCAGGGTACAGATATCAAACTAATGACCTCAGTCAGCAAGGAAAAGGCaacatctgtttttcctttctgcaataTTTGATATTGTTGAGCACAACatattcattttgaaagttGACAGAAATTCCACACTAAGGTTAAGTACCTCTGAGAAAGATGGGATGAAGTCAACATTACTGGTAAACCCTATTCTACAAACAGATCTGAAATACTGGGGCATTTTTTGATGCCTCCTTTTCTAAAGAGCCACAAAAAGAAAGGGACATATGAAATAAACAGCATTCATCAAATATCAATTTCATTTAATACATTAAGGGAAGGAGTTAGTCCAGTGAATAGTGTGGTGTAGGAATCTCAACTAGCTCCCAGAGCACAGTCTTTTTAAGTGGCTCCCAGAGTTTTACTTATCCTAAAAGAAGCATTCATGTTGTGTGTGCTGGGGCTAGGCACTTACTGGGACATTCAGGGGACTATCAGCCGATCCTCTCTTTGAAAACAACGGCTCGAAACAGCCTGGAAGGCCCCACAGATATCTAGCATCTTCTCAGCTCTTCTTGTTACCACACACTGTACTGGTCTATTTCTGGAATACTATACCTAGGATTTAGATCTAGGAAGTCTCACCTTTTGACATAGAAGGAACTGGCAGGATCTGTAGCCCTACTGAGTAGACTAAATTAGGCATTGTGTTGAACAGATAGATTTGGGGTTGCAGGTTacttttttctactgttttttcaATCCCacctattctgtgattctatgattcttatGTGTTCCCAAACCTAAGCTTCTCCATAAGCAAATCACCTGAAATTCCCTATATAAAGGGCACAGACCAGTACCTTCCAAGGCCACAGTAAGTCCCCTCTAGCCACTCTGTAAAATAGCATTGACCTACCTCTTAACATTTCATTCCTGCTTATAAGTGCCTAATAAAGATACACACAGAAAACCTTCAGACTTGATATTGAGGCATGACAACACGCTGTAGGTTTGCAGTGTATGCGAACATACCAATATACAAAGAAATATACAGAGGACGgctagagaaaaaagaaggggggggaacCTATGGCAGCCCAGTCCGCCCCTGGCGCCGCGAGATGAAGGAGAGGGGGTGACACCGCGGCCTCTGCCGCCGCTCCGAGCGGCAGCCGAGCGCGGCCCGTCCCGGCCGCCATCTCAGGCGCGGCCGGTAACCGCCCCTCGCCCGCACTTGCACCTCCCCGGCGCCATAAAGCGCAGAAGAACAGAAGGTGGGGAAGCCCCGAAGCGGCCGGGcagctcccttcctcctccttccctcccccgcCCGAAGCGGCCGGGcagctcccttcctcctccttccctcccccgcCCGCCTCTTACTCGCTGCCCTCGGCGCGACGCGCAGCAGCCGCAGAGCCATGACGGCGCCCAGCTCCGCGCGCCGGCAGGACGCAGGGGACGCGCACGGCGCAGGCGCAACGGCTACGGCaccgcggggagggggaggtggagggggagggggggcgagCGCGGGCTCGCGCTGAGGCGATTTGGGGTGGCGCCTCCTCGGCGGGAAAGGCGGTTGCGGGCAGCGCAACGGCCGCCCCCGAGCGCTTGAAGAAGCCTCTCTGCGTGGCTGCGGCCACCATAACTCAGCTCCCGGCCCGCTGCCCCTTTGACCGATGAACGGAGGTCAGAAGCGTGCGCTCTCGAGGTAAGTTTCTGAGCAACGCAGCGTCTACGGCGCATCCAGCTTCTTGCCAGTGCTCGAGAAATACCGACGAACTCACGAACCTGGAACGAAAGCTGCTCACATCTCCCGTGCCATTCAGAGTGACTTCACCCCTGTGAACGACCTGCTCTTTTTCCTAAATGCGTAGGGCAGCCTCATTAACTACACCTGTCCCCACCACCCGGTGAACATAGCTAAAATACATGGCTAAAATCACATGCAAAAGCGATTATGAAATAATTCAAGCTGATAGCATAATGTTGATGCACAGACCAAGTCTTTGTTCGTATACACTAAACAGTAGTTTTAACAGCTGTGTGCTACTATTAGACTGATCCAGTGGATATAGGAGACACTTGAGCCTGGATTTTAGTtctttgagcattttttttccttcaagtgtAATAGGATACTTCAACAAATCATGATAGCTAGCAACAGGGAGCTTGAATCATACTTCCCCACTAACTAGAGAATGAGCTGAAAGTCAGCTAGGTGAAGGACTAAACCCTGACCTCTGCCTGAAGTTCAACAGGTGCCTGTAAgagcataaaaaaataaaaagaaagaaaagaaagaaaaaagacttaaaatccTGGTCTGTAACAGGTCCTGGAGAAAGGcatatttttgttactgtgtAGCCATACCCTCCCTGGCCTTTCcatctcccctctcctccttaCATCCTTACAGCTTGGAGAGATAGGCCTGGAGCATGGCTTATGCAGATAATGTTTTAAGAAACCTACCAGTATCCAAAATAGTCAGACAAGTACAGGGAACTGTTTGGCTGTCTTGCAACAGCCAAATTTTTGAGTTTTCAGATAGGCAAATAGTATGTGAAAATCTCTCAGTCATCCAAGGGTATACAGGGACCCATATAACCGGAGTAAGAACAACTCTGTGCTCTTTTGAAGGAACTGTTGGCtacaaagggagaaaaggaaaatttctaaGCCAGAAAgaattgggttttttttagaaataattttacaatTTGTTCTcataattatattatttaacAATAAATTTGACTGTCTTCAGTTGTATTAACACCTATGCCACAGCCGATGCCTTTTCTGCACTTGAGTAGCTGTTAGTCACCCCCCATGAAGAAGGCAGCAAAAAGTAACAAAGAAAATCCCATTGTTGAACAAGACAGCAATACAGACTACATCTTTTCAACTTCCAAGCTTATGCACTGTGAAAGGGTTTTGAATTCTGTTTACTCTCTCTCAGCATGAATCTAAACCTGCGCTAGACAACATTTGGGTGCATATGGTGCAGCTCAGAAACCCCTGTTAAAATTGGATATGGCAACATTTGGTTTTAGTTGCTCTTCAGACATCTCCAGATGACCTTGTTCTTCAATAAAAGAACTCAGAAGTCTCTGTCTGGAGATACTACTaaactacagaaaacaattttcattcaGCCGTTCATAGAGACTGGAAtacaaaatagcattttgtgTTCACATTTGAAGAGTTTAAATCTACGTGGTAAATTAATAACAGTGATGCTCCACTGAGTTTATCTGGCATCTGGCAGTGCCTACACTGAAAGTCATTAAATTTAATTGACTGCCTTATGTGTGACATTTTCTCAATCAGATTTTTATAACATGGTTAATTGGACATTAgagacaaaaaataatgaaatatccTCTATTCTAAGAGCAAGATGCTGGGCTTCTAGACTACAGACAGTAAAGATGATTACTGATGGTTCATGCAGAAAAAATTGCTCCTGCTACcacaaacagcaagaaaaaaaataattctatggCATGTTGAGGAACTTATCAGCTATGAGGTCAATATAGTAAAAGCTACAATGAATTCCCtaccttaaaaatattcatgtatCAAATTGTCTGCAGGTACCAGTTAATAGTAAGCTCTATTCCTCAACAGCTTAAGGCAAATTCATAAAAATCATGCTAAAATGCATCAATTCTCAAATGGTAAGAATGAAATAACTATGTAAGATTAATTATTAACGATTCTTCCACCTAAGAAATCAGCTGAGGTCTACAAAGGAATCTTTTCtagtcttcctttcttttattcttgtaaaaatgcaaaattaactttttactcctgaataatgtatttttagatcTTGTGGTTGAGGAAGTAGTGAATCTGAACACAGGTAAATATGAATGTAGCATTTGCCACAGAATTTGCCATTTTGCAGttaaatgcagtattttcttttttcagttttcttcatgCTGCTTACTGATCACTTATTTCTCACTCTCCAGCTTGCCTCGCCTCACAAGGACGAGTCAAACTATATTGTGTTctactttattttctaataaatttaGATaaattttctaataattttctaaaaagtaGGGAAGTTGAGACCTAAATAAGCTGGAGTTGAGACCTACTCTGAAACTGGTCAATTCAGATAGCCCACATGGCCAGCTTACAATCTGGCTCATCTGGAAAATATCACCAGCAACCACTGCCACAGGCAGCAAGCAAATATGCTGATTCTGCCTAAATCCTTCTTGCTTCCTGTCTGGCTATCTGAACAACATACCCGTTTGGGGCTGCACACATAAAATAGGCCTGAAACGAAGGATATTTTGTGGCTATAGAATAAATTTTCCATCAACATGGAATTTCCTAGCCTGCTGCAAAGTCTGGTGACTTCCTCAATAGAGTATTATCCCTTTTTCCCAATTAGTAGCAATTTCCAGATCTATGAGATTAGAAAGTTTAATTTTGATAGAAGATTCAAACACAAACCAAGGAGCTCATTTAGATATACTACATACaaacaaatgtttaaatacATAATCTCATCTTAGGCAATGACCTCCTAATACTATCATTGGGAATTTTGTGAAATAACATCAGCAACATAATGCCTTATGGGAACATGAGACTGACAGATTTCTAGACGAATGCTTAGAGCTTCATTTTTGTCTCCCATTCTATAAGCAGCACCTGAAGCaacatatttctcttttcaagtaGCTGTGGGATGCTTACTCAGCGCTATAATAAAAGGAGAGGTCACTGTCACCACAGGAAGATGAAGCCCTGATTCAagcagaagaggggaaggagatGAAGCGCTTTATGGCTCTTCATGCATCTGATTACGTATAAAAGTCCCGTATTTCTATCTAGGAAATCCCAGAATATGGGGGGGTATGCCAtgcaacacacacacagctgtcCAGAACTTCAAAGATCTATCACATATGTTGCTCATACTGCAGCTACAAGTGTCATACAGCTTCTAAGTGCAAATATGAAACTTCGTATGCTTCAAGGGCACACTGGCCTCATCATGCTACTCAGTATCATCTTATTGCAGACAAGTAGTGGCCATTTATCTGGGACTTATGGGTCATAAAACAGCACCACAAAGATACAGGACTGACAGGACTACCAGACCACAAATGGATTGCACTGGGTAATACAAAgtagggaagagaaaaagaagttaaagtTCTGTTAAATTTGGCCTGTCCTTGGCAAACTTGTATCTAAATATCATATGATTTCTTACAGCctccattttcttcataaaacaaaGTTCAAGCCTGCTTAAATGCATGGGATCTAGGATTAAGAAAAAAGTGGCTACACTTCATTTCTGATGTGCTAATCACAAAAGCATGCTCTACGTAGATTTTTAGATTTCCAGAGACATTTTCCTATAGTGACAGAAATGTCAAAAAACTTATGTATTGAGTAGTTTAAATTGATCATTGtaaatcaaagaaaattattttgtagatTTAGCTCCCTAAGCTGATATTAAAAATTTAGCTACAAGCCAGCTACTAGAATACTGTTATCCAAAGACAGTTGAGATGTTGGAACATAATTTAAGTATTTACCACATAGCAACATggtcataaaataaaaattattaataaaaatagacatttttagAATGGGAAtgtatttaagatatttttctgtcattataAGGACTTGTCAGATGCAACTTAGTAATACAATATTCTTTTTAGTGTATACATTGCCAAACTACAGGTGCTCATCTGAAACTCTTAAGctacagcaaaagaaataaattacaaagATTACATTAACAAACCATATCAAATGCAAGATTACTTCATTAAAAACTGTTATTGCTGTATTCATTtcaaataatacaaaacatatAAAGCCTCCCCAGAATTTTGGTAAATAGcagatttcagtttctttaattGCTTCCATTAGAgtcatttgttcattttattaacACCAGATGCAATAATacaatgctaaaaataaacatgcattatacaacaattttgtatttttcaaaaaaagttcaTTACACTTAGTGAATGCACATGTAACCTTTTTTCCTACCTTTAGTGAACTGTTGTTGGAAATAcatgaaagggaaggaaagagaaaccaAACTTAATGCTATTCAGCACCAGTAAAAAGTCAATAGACTTTAACGTTCCCGTaatatcaaaaacattttatctgtaTCACTAAACAGGTAAAGTTTATAATATTGTCCCATTTCAGGATGTATTGATTTATATTTACAATACTTTGTAgtcaataaaacattttaacaatatttaaaaattgcttaaattCATAAAAGTATTGCAGAAATTTATaacatttacttattttacGTACATACAAGGAAGTCCATGTAAAACTGTCCATGTTCATATGAAGATTTGACAGAGTAAGgagtaattttaataaattttgcaAAACCTCAATTATTTGAAGGCAGCTATCATTAAACATTCAAAAATCCTTAGTTGtcatttgcttctgaaaactgaagttcCAGTAATCAAAGTAAATATGTAAACTAATATGTTTTTGAGATCAGTAGAAAATATATTCCCACAGGCATAACATGTTTAATAAGGATGATAATGATTTTGTAGAAAACTGTTAAGATGTAGTGATATCTAAACAGACAACTCAGTAGTGGTCTTCTTTGTGAAACCGACAAATATAGTCATTTTCAAATATCCAGTATTTTAGCAGCTTATTGTGTTTCCAGTTAAACTTTCTGCAGTGCTAAAATACAACTGAATGCTTAATACCttattagaattttttaatttccaaattattttggCATCTAAAGCCTCTAGTAAAATGTAGCCATGTAATACTGACTTCTTAAGTCTAAGAACCGATAATACTCCAACCAAAAGTACACACTGAGCTTTAATCTTGAAATAATTAGGTAcccaaaattaagaaaaagtaatagaaaagtaaaaagaacaaaataaaaaaaaaatattgcacagCCACATTGCCTAGAAAGTAAAGTTGATGTTAAAAAGCCCTAAGTGTGGATGATATAAATTATCTTCCatataaaaagtataaatatcTCCTAAAATACAGCTGCAGCTATACTTTAATACCACACATTATTTGATTCATCTGTTAATGAGGTAATAACCAAGTCTCTTACAACACTTTTCTctactggaaatattttaggGCAGCaacaagaaagaatttttctaaaaatatttctgaatcaAGAACAGCAATGTGTGCAGCTCTTCCTATGAGAGAATCTGCTGTATTGGGCAATGCATTAATTACATTATAACGAACCAAATTACATTCCTTATTTTGAAGAACTGGTAGAAGCAGGTTCTGGATCATTTCAGCATAAATTGGTCctgtaaaggaaaaatagaaataagctGTACTGTATGAATCATCAGAAGCAATTATGATTCTATGACctttaactgaaaatatatgcATTCCAGAATAAGAAAGGGAATGCATGTCATGCTGTTTCTCTGTTAAGATAGAATATAGGAAATTTAATTTCCacagaaatacttgaaaaaaaaatttatatctCGCATATTTTATTGTTCATACATTTATCATACTAATTTATTATAGTGGCAATTTAAAAGGTATTTACTTGTCAATAAATAATGTTAGAATATAATTGTGCTAGAATATCTTTCAATAAATATAATAACCTGCCATCTCTGAAAATAAGTACCTTTCCTTTCAAATGCTAATATTAAGCCAGTGTGCTTGCAACTACAACTTGATGTCCTCAAAAGCTATTTGTGCTGCCTGTTTGTTGAGTAACACATCAGGGGCTGTGTTCATCTCACCTAATTTACAGCATCTCATCAAAGCTTCTAAGTTAGCAATTTATTCAGTCCCATCTCCTTCCGCATTTAACAAAACAGgacaaatgcagaaagcagtTCAGCTCTCACATGGATTTCTCTCTCTTCGTTCCTGAAGAGTAAGCCCAGGGTGACTAAAGACTTAATTGAGGGGCTTCTATAAAGCACCTAAAATTAAATGGGATGAATCTGAGACCTATGAGGTTAAATCTCAGTGGAGTTTTTTTGAGAATATTTATTACCTGATTGCTTATCCTTTAAAGCTGTTTTACACATCTCAATGCGAGCAGAGTGATAAGGAACATAACGATCCTGCAGAGATCCTACTAACACTATGTTTTTGAAGTAATGAAGACCTataggaaaagagggaaaaaatatgtattataacGAGTCTCTTGACAACTACTACAgaataattaaacattttatagcTAAAATTGGGAACCAACTTATTACAAGTCCTTGTacaaaaaaaaggtagaaaaatcaATTACAATAGGTACAGCAAGAGAACTAACTGTTGGGTACTGTACATATTTTAATACACTTGGATTTGACTGATTTGAGGTGTTAGGTTTATCTCGGTTGGTTAGAGTGGGTGCTGCTAATGAcaaggttgcaggttcaatCTCCATACAGGCtactcatttgagggttggactaggtaatctccagaggtcccttccaaccttaccattctatgattctgatGATTCCTACTTAACCAAAGGTTATGGTTCAAACCTTTGTCTTGTGTTTTAGGATGGAGGGGATATAGGAATAAACTGTACAGTTTCTGGATGACAGAAGGGAGTAAAGCCTTTACATTGCTTAAAGAAACCTAAAGATGACTGATGCCTTGTCTTCCCTGGTATTTCAGTCAACAGTGTAGCTGCACATGGATTAATGCATAGCATAATGATGAATGTAATATAGCCCACCTAACATACGTGCCTCTTTTAGGCACTATCTTGCTATAAGATTTGGCCAGTTTTAGCCCCAGATAGGGGTCTACCCAACACAACTTTCCAGATTCCTGTTATAAATAAACCCAGATTTCCTACTTCTTGGGTAAGTAGTCTAATAATAAGATGATGCAAAGGTAGGATCCCCCCATTAGTGAGGAAGTTATAGTTCTCAACATATTTAACCTTAATGAGTTCTCCAAAAAACTTCAGCAGACTCTTAGTACTGTCCATCTGCTTAAGCCAGAATACAGTGGATTTTTAGGGAAAATTGGCAGCCTCTGCCTTAGAACAGCCCCTCTGAATATCACAGCCAGCTGCAGTTAAATACAAAGGGAACAGCTAGGCAAAAATCGGCGAACACTTAAAAAATTTAGGTGCATGTAAGAGGAAGCTGTACTCAAAAGCAGCCAGCTTGGCTTGTTCTTCAGGAATCTCGTAGGTGTTAGGTGCTTACATCTCATGAGCAGACTTGATCTAACCACATTTACATCAGTGCTTAGTTTCACAGTGGGGATATCAATCAGCCCTATTTTTAAGTTCTGGAGAATAATGGTCTCTAACCCTTCCTTTGTTCATTTACAGAATTTActtagtatattttaaaaattatagaaagattgaaaataaaataatttttcaaaggtGCTACTCTGAATCTGTAGCAAACACTTCATATAAatcaaacttttctttcattaaaacaacaaaaaagagataaattactgcagtaagaaaaataaatgatttactatctgcttttcagaagctATACTGCAGGGATAAACTCCTGAGTTT
The sequence above is a segment of the Rhea pennata isolate bPtePen1 chromosome 3, bPtePen1.pri, whole genome shotgun sequence genome. Coding sequences within it:
- the SDHAF4 gene encoding succinate dehydrogenase assembly factor 4, mitochondrial isoform X2 — its product is MALRLLRVAPRAARSSLLCSSLGSSNSNAEGRSEPVKQSLKKPKLPVGRFDEPEESNIEREPLERFLLSFLIFNSALHCCFPPLLRIS
- the SDHAF4 gene encoding succinate dehydrogenase assembly factor 4, mitochondrial isoform X1, which produces MALRLLRVAPRAARSSLLCSSLGSSNSNAEGRSEPVKQSLKKPKLPVGRFDEPEESNIEREPLEKFPDGINPTTKEKGGPKGPEPTRYGDWERKGRCIDF